A window of the Planococcus citri chromosome 4, ihPlaCitr1.1, whole genome shotgun sequence genome harbors these coding sequences:
- the LOC135843574 gene encoding uncharacterized protein LOC135843574, with product MNFHNLIKWEGNRYYFSKKEIDDDIHDARRALYKEDLSLYKPELVRAYFNEPNSSYRSKIFDPDRPITKTYVDDIICAEPNNDFPTDFIQSIDIDISDSDTNSIHSSRVMESFKVPMCERCGDGFEMRQEVVKNEYCPHVFHQTCIKDATEQRTPAGNFKTVKNKCPNKNCNALLVRQRYNYLSFRFGTPSCVCTNQSHRISIDNQGEIIRRQSERINHLQESLEDAEAICVVRLNRISDLEQQLHNIRRENEVNHLDDIDEELVQENGEYVEDTIDDDTNEVDNCANTDNNNEDLQDTVQTENTSPIGRNDLNEPIDRLSSMFAAKEAEEREFQRQLDLQLDAQDGLIAKVPNSLPPVEKIGEAGPSRQSTNTDQVSIYGSTSSSVIVSPKTIEENKEITSEINLDDVNMPPAHPSTEPPVLANDAVPATSRFRDTFRPSGRNVLGSFFNAHNVLVNHIVAPSSNATRMSRDPRTRNVIPPRVATVAEAQRPLMDDEDAPNEDFRDEREIRIYDGGVNGHSMQRAIFPNRRSNIMAILERANYHYGRQIQHQLRQEFSFQTQEMYSSVFTTWSANDNQPSTHCFFNGWWVVGDGLAHSLAREPLRRNSVLKNRWDRSRFAGSFISAKRLMHNIDNHLTNVPPYVILSMGTHDNTLENELATRLNTNLVLKCLLDHGVRRILVLPTIVAPRREDAQRLLEYRDWQRSIMPQMDTERIHYLEFVEETIDRVEPYHCDMGGILYVHPFVVFDVIYRISHLLAYRP from the exons ATGAATTTTCACAATCTTATTAAATGGGAAGGAAACCGGTACTATTTTTCGAAGAAAGAGATTGACGATGATATTCATGATGCTCGTAGAGCTTTATACAAAGAAGACCTATCTCTTTACAAGCCCGAATTAGTTCGAGCATATTTCAACGAACCTAATTCATCCTAccgatcaaaaattttcgacccTGATAGACCAATCACTAAAACGTATGTCGACGACATTATTTGTGCAGAGCCTAATAATGATTTCCCAACTGATTTTATCCAATCTATAGACATAGATATATCGGATTCTGACACTAATTCTATTCATTCTTCTAGAGTCATGGAATCGTTCAAAGTGCCTATGTGTGAACGTTGCGGCGACGGTTTTGAGATGCGTCAAGAAGTTGTAAAAAACGAATATTGCCCGCACGTATTCCATCAAACCTGTATTAAAGATGCAACAGAACAACGGACCCCGGCTGGAAATTTTAAGACGGTGAAAAATAAATGTCCAAACAAAAACTGTAACGCGCTCCTTGTACGTCAGCGGTACAATTATTTATCCTTCCGTTTTGGTACACCATCATGCGTCTGTACGAATCAATCTCATCGCATTAGTATTGACAACCAGGGAGAAATAATCCGTCGACAATCCGAACGCATTAACCATCTCCAAGAATCTCTCGAAGATGCTGAGGCCATATGTGTCGTACGTTTGAATAGAATCTCGGATTTGGAACAACAACTGCATAATATCAGACGTGAAAATGAAGTTAATCATCTCGACG ATATTGATGAAGAATTAGTTCAAGAAAACGGTGAATACGTCGAAGATACGATTGACGATGATACTAATGAAGTAGACAATTGCGCAAATACCGATAATAATAACGAAGACTTGCAAGATACAGTACAAACTGAAAACACGAGCCCAATTGGACGTAACGACTTGAACGAACCGATTGATCGATTATCGTCGATGTTCGCCGCGAAAGAAG CTGAAGAGCGTGAATTCCAACGACAACTAGACCTGCAATTGGATGCGCAAGATGGCTTAATTGCAAAGGTGCCCAATTCACTTCCTCCGGTCGAAAAAATCGGCGAAGCTGGTCCATCACGCCAATCGACGAATACTGATCAAGTATCAATTTACGGTTCGACTTCATCGTCGGTCATCGTGTCGCCTAAGACTATCgaggaaaataaagaaattacaTCAGAAATCAACCTCGATGATGTGAACATGCCACCTGCTCATCCGTCAACTGAACCGCCAGTATTGGCAAATGATGCTGTACCAGCGACTTCAAGATTTCGCGACACCTTCCGTCCAAGCGGCCGCAACGTATTGGGAAGCTTTTTCAACGCACATAACGTGCTGGTCAACCATATCGTTGCGCCATCTTCAAACGCTACACGTATGTCGCGAGATCCGCGGACCCGTAACGTAATACCGCCACGTGTGGCTACTGTCGCCGAAGCTCAAAGACCGTTAATGGACGATGAAGACGCTCCGAATGAAGACTTCCGCGATGAACGTGAAATACGTATTTACGACGGAGGAGTAAACGGCCATTCAATGCAAAGAGCGATTTTTCCTAACCGCCGCAGTAATATTATGGCAATCCTCGAAAGAGCGAACTACCATTATGGTCGTCAAATTCAACATCAGCTGAgacaagaattttcatttcaaacgcAAGAAATGTATTCATCGGTTTTTACGACTTGGTCTGCGAACGATAACCAGCCATCAACCCATTGTTTCTTCAATGGGTGGTGGGTGGTTGGTGATGGCTTGGCACATTCGTTGGCTAGAGAGCCATTAAGAAGAAATTCCGTTCTGAAGAATCGGTGGGATAGGTCAAGATTTGCAGGGAGCTTCATTAGCGCCAAAAGGCTGATGCATAATATTGACAACCACTTGACAAACGTGCCGCCTTACGTAATTCTCTCTATGGGAACCCACGATAATACGCTTGAAAATGAATTGGCTACTCGATTAAACACCAACCTCGTCCTGAAATGTTTACTTGACCATGGCGTACGGCGAATTCTTGTTCTTCCGACCATCGTAGCTCCTAGACGAGAAGACGCTCAGAGATTGTTGGAATATCGCGACTGGCAGAGAAGTATCATGCCTCAGATGGATACGGAAAGAATTCACTACTTAGAATTCGTCGAAGAAACTATTGATCGCGTAGAGCCCTATCATTGCGATATGGGTGGTATCCTATACGTTCATCCGTTCGTAGTATTCGACGTAATCTACAGAATTAGCCATCTTCTCGCCTACAGGCCGTAG